GTCATTGCCAGGTACGGCGACATCGACTACCCTTCGCTTTTGTCCGGCAAGCTTTCCCTGGCCCGGCCCTGGGCAGAGAAGTTCCTGAGGTACCGGTTTAGGAAGGCCCTGGACAGCCGCGCGGCCGCTTATAACTATTTTTTTTAACCCTAAGGTCCCAGGCAGCCTTGGTACCTTAGCCGCAGGAGGCATGGGACTAAAGTCCCGGATGGGGATAGGCCGCGCGAGGGCTGTACTTGTAGAGTGAAATTAGTTTTAAATTTCAGGGAAGTGATTTTTTTGGAAAGAAAACATATCATGGAAAAAAATCACAATCCAAAAATTACCGTCCTTTTATGCACGCTAAATGAGGAAAAAAATCTTCCACATGTATTGCCTAGAATCCCGCCGGAGGTGCATGAGGTCTTAATTGTGGACGGCCACTCAAAAGATGAGACGGTCAGGGTGGCAAAAAAGCTTGTTCCAGGTGCTCGTATTCTTTTCCAGCCAGGAAAAGGGAAAGGCGATGCTCTCAGGTACGGAATTAAAAAAGCCACAGGAGATATTATTGTAATGCTCGATGCAGATGGCTCAATGGCTCCCGAAGAAATACCAAAGTTTGTTGAACCTTTGCTAAACGGCTATGATTTTGTTAAAGGTTCACGTTTTTTACCCGGCGGGGGCACAGCCGATATGTCAAGGCACCGGGTATTTGGCAACTGGGTTTTTACCACGCTAACGAATATATTTCATCGCTGCCGCTATACTGACTTGTGTTACGGTTACAATGCTTTCTGGAAAAAGGCTTTTGATAAAATAAATTTTAAAGGAAACGGCTTTGAGGTGGAGACTGAGATAAACATTAAAATACGCAAAGCAGGCCTGAAAGTTGCAGAAGTGCCCAGCTTTGAAGCAGAGAGGATCAACGGTGACGGTAAACTGCACAGCCTAAAAGACGGGTGGAGGATTTTAAGCACTATTTTTAGAGAAGTATTTGCATAAAAATGAGGATTTTACATCAAAGCAGCGAGTACGAGCTGAGGGTAAAAATGGCAATATAAAAAATTGAGACAAGCTTAGCGAACAAAGCTCAACGGCTTGAGGGATGGCTACAGGATATTTTTAACGATATTGAAGCATTTTCCGCTTTTATTTCAAAGGATGGAAAAGCCAAGCATTCAGCATTAAATATTTTGTTAGTATTAGGTATACATATGAAAATTTGTA
This sequence is a window from Bacillota bacterium. Protein-coding genes within it:
- a CDS encoding glycosyltransferase family 2 protein — translated: MEKNHNPKITVLLCTLNEEKNLPHVLPRIPPEVHEVLIVDGHSKDETVRVAKKLVPGARILFQPGKGKGDALRYGIKKATGDIIVMLDADGSMAPEEIPKFVEPLLNGYDFVKGSRFLPGGGTADMSRHRVFGNWVFTTLTNIFHRCRYTDLCYGYNAFWKKAFDKINFKGNGFEVETEINIKIRKAGLKVAEVPSFEAERINGDGKLHSLKDGWRILSTIFREVFA